The Nitrospinota bacterium genome contains the following window.
TTTCGCGAAGCCTTCCGTCAACAAGTACAAGACTCCCTTTCTTGAGGTAGGTATTACACGCTTCGGCGATTTTGCCGAATGCGACGGTGTTCAGAAAGAGAGTTTCGACCCTTGATTCTTCTTTTACGTTGAATTTTGAGTTGATGGCTACTGAAAATTTAGCGACTGTGGTCCCTGTGCCTGGTATCGCCGATTTTTCAGGATCCGCCGTAAGGTTGCCGATCCCAGTGAAATTATTGAACATCTGCCTTCCTCCATTAATTAAAGTGTCATAACCTTAATATGCGAAGGGGGTACCCCTGTTTACGATAGGTGAATGATAGTTATGTTTGTATCGAAAATTATTCAAAATAGGTATGCCAAGGAAAGGATTTACACCTGAACAGATAATCAACATGTTGCGGGAAGCAGAAGTGAGCTTATTCCAAGGGATGACGATAGTCAAAGTCTTCAAGAAGCTGAAAGTTTGTGAAAAATAAAATTCTCAGTTAGAATTCCTTTACCAAGGCAATTTGACCCTAAGGAGATA
Protein-coding sequences here:
- a CDS encoding single-stranded DNA-binding protein, coding for MFNNFTGIGNLTADPEKSAIPGTGTTVAKFSVAINSKFNVKEESRVETLFLNTVAFGKIAEACNTYLKKGSLVLVDGRLRENSWEKDGQKHKKLELIASKVKFLPMNGKEKGNGESVEETNLNPEDDDIPF